A segment of the Aureimonas sp. SA4125 genome:
GCGGGTCTCGGCGCGCTCGTCCTCTTCGCCGCCTACAGCTACGACCTGCAGTATTTCGTCGCAGAGGCCGACGCGGGCAGGGGATTTGCCTACTTCCAGGGCGTCCGGCCGGACTTCGCGCTGACCAACCCCTATGTCGTCGTCGGCCTTCTCCTCGGCGGTCTCATTCCCTTTCTCTTCGGCGGCATCGCGATGACCGCCGTCGGTCGCGCTGCGAGTTCGGTGGTCGATGAGGTGCGCCGGCAGTTCCGCGAGAAGCCGGGCATCATGGCGGGCACGGAACGGCCGGATTATGCCAGAGCCGTCGACCTTCTGACGAAGGCGGCGATCAAGGAAATGGTCGTGCCTTCCCTCCTGCCGGTGCTGGCGCCGCTCGCGGTCTATTTCGGCGTGCTTCTCATCGCCGACAAGAGCCAGGCCTTCTCGGCCCTCGGCGCCATGCTCCTGGGCGTCATCGTCACCGGCATCTTCGTCGCGATCTCGATGACCTCGGGCGGCGGCGCCTGGGACAATGCCAAGAAGAGCTTCGAGGACGGCTTCGTGGATTCCGCCGGCACCCGCCACATGAAGGGCTCGGAGGCGCACAAGTCGTCGGTGACCGGCGACACCGTCGGCGACCCCTACAAGGACACCGCCGGTCCCGCCGTGAACCCGGCGATCAAGATCACCAACATCGTGGCGCTGCTGCTCCTGGCCGTGCTCTCGCACAGCTGAGGCTCCGCTGACTTCGGGCCGGCGGACAGCCGCGCCCGAGGTCCGGGGGCCATCCGCGCCTCATCGACGGTCGCAAAAAACCCGCGGAGCTCGCGCCCCGCGGGTTTTGCATGTCGGTCGGAAGTCCTCGAACTGAACGTCTCGCCTCTGTTACTGGCCGGCCGCCCGGTTCGGATCGACGGGGTTGCCGCTGCCGCCACCGGGAAGGCCGATGCTCGGCGGCGCGCCGGGCTCGAGGATCTGGCCGATGAAGCTGACGTCGCGGCCGCCGGTCGGCGTCGTGCGGGAGATGAAATCGAAGACCTGTCCGTTCTGCAGGCCGTAATTGGCAATGCGATCGACCGTGCCCGTCTGGTTGAAATAGACTGCCAGCACGCGCTGGTCGACGATGTGGGGCTTCATGAAGGCGACGGGCCGGACCCGCTTCTGCGAGATGTAGTAGAAGACCTCATTGTCGAATGTCGCGGTCGTCGAAGGCGATCCGAGCGCCAGAAGCACCTGCTCGCGGCTCGATCCGACGGGCACCAGCGCCACCGTCTGGTCGTCGACGATATAACCCTGGTTCAGGACCTCGCTGGTATTGCAGGCGCTGAGAAGAAGGGCTGCGCCGAGCGCCATGGAGGCAAGAGCGGGGCGACGGTATGGGTGGCTACGGTTCACGCGTGTCATCTCCCCTGGGGCGGCGTCCGGCACTCGGCTGCCCGGCGGTCTATATGAGCCGGTCAAGGCGACATCGCGGCGTGCTCTGGGCAATCCGGATGGGTCGGCCTAGGTAAAGCACCTTTCGAGGCGTTGCAATCGGCTCCAGTCCATGCGACCGCGTCCTCGACTGGCCATGGGAAGCCGAATGCTCGAACGTTTCAGAAAGCTCAGGCGCAATCGCGCGGTCGTCGATACGCTGTACGCGGCGATCGTCGCCGATGCCCGGGCGCCCGACCTCTATCAGGACAGCGGTCTTCCCGACACGGTGATGGGCCGCTTCGAGTCCTTGTCGATCCATGTTTTCCTGTTTCTGGCGCGCTGCCGCGACGATGCCGGCCTGAAGGCGCTGGCGCAGGATCTCGTCGACCGCTTCATCCGCGACGTCGAGGATTCCATCCGCGAGATCGGCGTCGGCGACCCCTCGGTGCCGAAGCGCATGCGCAAGCTCGCTGGCATGTTCTACGAGCGGGTTGCGGCCTATGATGCGCCGCTGCGGACGGGCGACGCCGCGGGTCTCGGTGCGGCGCTTCTGTGCCTCGCGCTGCCGGTGGAGAGAGCGCAAGAAGCGGGGCTGCGTCTGGCCACCTATATGATGGCGCAGAAGGCCGCGCTCGATGCCGTCCGCACCGAGGACATTACAGCCGGCCGGCTCGACGCCAAGGAGTGAGCAAGATCATGCCCGAAACGGTCAAGGCCGCCCCGCCCGTCTCCTATCCGATCATCGTCTCGAAGCTTCCCAAGGACGGGATGACGATCCGCTTCGTCGCCTCGGACGAGGCGCGGGCTGCCATGGCCGCCTTCCTCGATATTCCTGCGGTCGAAAGCCTCGGGGCCGACCTTCTCGTCAAGAGCTGGCGCGGCGAAGGCGTGAAGATCACCGGCCGCCTGAGGGCCGAGGTCGTCCAGTCCGACGTGGTGACGCTCGAGCCGCTGCCGCAGACCGTGGACGAGGAGATCGAACTCCTCTTCCTGCCGGAGCATTCGCGGCTTGCCCGCATGGTCCAGCCGCAGGACGGGGAACTGCATCTCGACCCGGAGGGGGACGACATTCCCGAGACCTATGTCGGCGACCGCATCGAACTGGGGACCATTCTGGCCGAGGCCCTCGCCCTCGGGCTCGACCCCTATCCGCGCGCCGAGGACGCCAGCTTCGAGCGTTTCGACACCGATCCGGACCCCGATGGCGGCAAGGTCTCGCCCTTTGCGACCTTGAGTAAACTCAAGCCCGGCGCATCCTGACCCGCCAGGCCTGTTGTCTGTGCATGTGAATTGGCTATGTTCGCGCCGCCTTGGGGCGTTCTTCGAAGGAAAGCGAGACAGCGTTGGACCTGAAATCCGGAGTCACGATCTCCCTCGACGTCATGGGCGGAGATCACGGCCCATCGGTCGTGCTGCCCGGGGCGAATATCGCCCTGCAGCGCCATCCCGGCCTGCGCTTTGTCCTCTACGGCAAGGAAGAAGAGGTTCGTCCGATCCTCGACGGCCTGCCGCAGCTGAAGGCGGCGTCGAGCTTCCACCATTGCGAGATGTCGATCCGCATGGACGAGAAGCCCTCGCAGGCCTTGCGTCAGGGACGCTACAAATCCTCGATGTGGCGCGCCATCGAGGCGGTGAAGACGGGCGAATCGGACGTCGCGGTCTCCGCCGGCAACACCGGCGCCCTGATGGCGATGGCGAAATTCTGCCTGCGCACCATGGCCAATATCGAGCGGCCGGCAATCGCGGCGATCTGGCCGACCATCCGCGGCGAGAGCGTCGTCCTCGACGTCGGCGCGACGATCGGTGCCGATGCGCAGCAGCTGATCGACTTCTCGATGATGGGCGCGGCCATGGCGCGCGCCCTCCACGGCATCGAGCGGCCGACGGTCGGCCTCCTCAACATCGGCGTCGAAGAGGTCAAGGGACAGGACGACGTGCGCGAGGCCGGCCGCCTCCTGAAGGAGACCGAACTGCCCGGGCTGATCTATCACGGCTTCGTCGAAGGCGATGATCTCGGCAAGGGCACCGTGGACGTCGTCGTCACCGAGGGCTATACCGGCAACATCGCGTTGAAGACGGCGGAAGGCACGGCCAAGCAGATCGCCGGCTACCTCCGCGCCGCCATGACCCGGACCTGGATGGCGCGGGCCGGGTATTTTCTCGCCAAGGGCGCCTTCGACCGGCTCCGCGACAAGATGGATCCGCGCAAGGTCAATGGCGGCGTCTTCCTCGGCCTCAATGGCATCGTGATCAAGAGCCATGGTGGTACCGATGCCGAGGGCATGGCCGCAGCGATCGACCTCGCCCACGCCATGGCCGTGAACGGTCTCAGAGAGAAGATCGAGCAGGATCTTCGCATCTTCTATCTTCGCGTCTCCGAAGAGGCCGCAGCGGGCATGCCGGAAAGCAAGTGACATGACCATCATTCGATCGATCGTTCGCGGCACGGGCTCGATGCTGCCCGAACGGATCATGACGAACCAGGATTTTGCCGGCGTCGTCGAGACCTCCGACGAGTGGATCGTTCAGCGTACCGGCATCCGCAGCCGGCATGTCGCCGGCGAGGGCGAGACCACGGTATCGCTGGCGGAGGGCGCCGCGCGACGGGCGCTCGATGCGGCGGGCCTGACGATCGCCGACATCGATCTCATCATTCTCGCGACGACGACGCCCAACAACACTTTTCCGGCCTCGAGCGTGCAGCTGCAGCAGCGACTCGGCATGCGCCACGGCTTTGCCTTCGACCTCCAGGCGGTCTGCTCGGGCTTCGTCTACGCCCTGACGACGGCGGATCTCTACATCCGCACCGGCATGGCCAAGCGCGCGATCGTCATCGGCGCAGAAACGTTCTCCCGCATCCTCGACTGGGAGGACCGCTCGACCTGTGTCCTGTTTGGCGATGGAGCGGGCGCCGTGGTGATCGAGGCGGCGGAAGGCGAGGGGACGGTCAACGACCGCGGCATCCTCGTCTCGCGGCTGCGATCCGACGGCGAGCACGAAAAGAAGCTCTACGTCGACGGCGGGCCTTCGACGACCGGAACCGTCGGCAAGCTGCGGATGGAGGGGCGCGAGGTCTTCAAGCACGCCGTCGGCATGATCACAGACGTCATCGAGGATTCCTTCGCCGCCCTCGACATCGGTCCCGACGACATCGACTGGTTCGTTCCGCATCAGGCCAACCGGCGGATCATCGACGCCTCGGCCAAGAAGCTCGGCATCGCGCCGGAAAAAGTCGTCGTCACCGTCCAGGACCACGGCAACACGTCGGCCGCTTCGATACCCCTGGCACTCGACCGCGCCGTCCGCGATGGCCGAATCCAGCGAGACCAGCTTGTCCTCCTCGAGGCGATGGGCGGCGGTTTCACCTGGGGCGCGGTCGTCGTGCGGTGGTGATGGGTCAAATCTTGATTAACAGGCGAATATCGGTATTTTAAAGCAGGCCAGTTGATTGATCGTCTCCGTTGGGGAGCGGGCGATGCAAATCAAGGCGGAACAAGGGGATCGCAATGGGTGACAGAACGGTGACGAGGGCCGACCTCGCCGAGGCGGTGTTTCGCAAGATTGGTCTGTCTCGCACCGAGTCGGCTTATCTCGTCGAGATGGTCCTGGAGGAAATCTGCTCCACCATCGCGCGCGGCGAATCCGTCAAGATCTCCTCCTTCGGCTCCTTCCTGGTCCGCGACAAGAACGAGCGCGTCGGGCGCAATCCGAAGACCGGCGAGGAAGTGCCGATCTCGCCGCGCCGTGTTGCGGTGTTCAAGCCGTCCAACGTCATGAAGGACTGCATTCTCGAATCCCACAGCAAGCGCCGGCAGGCCAGCGCTCCCGCCCCGGACATGCTGAAGGCGGCCGAGTAATTCCCTGACCGAAGTCCCGATACCCCCCATGCCAGACAAGAGCATCGACGCCTTTCGCACCATCAGCGAAGTGGCGGAGGACCTGAACCTGCCGCAACACGTGCTGCGTTTCTGGGAAACGCGCTTTGCGCAGATCAAGCCGATGAAGCGCGGCGGCGGTCGCCGCTACTACCGGCCCGACGATGTCGAGCTCCTGAAGGGGATCCGCTTTCTCCTTTACGTCAAGGGTTTCACGATCAAGGGCGTGCAGCGCATCCTGAAGGAGAGCGGCAACCGTTTCGTGATGGCGCTCGGCTCTGGCGACATGTCGGGTCTCGAGACGCTCGAGATGGGGCGTGGCGACGCATCCGACGACGAGCAGGGCGATGTGGCCGAGACGATTTCGGTGGACACCGAGGAAGACGAGCTTCCCCCTCCCGCGGCCAAGCCGGAGGCCGGCCGCTCGCGTCTCGGCCTGTCCGGCCTTCTGCGCCGTGACCCGGAACCGGGCCCGCGCCTCGGCATGCCCGCCGACAGCGCGCAGACATTGCAGGACGTTCTGATGGAACTCCTGGAGTGCAAGCGTCTCCTCGACCAGGTCCGCTGATCCGACGATCCTGTCGCGACGCCGTTCCGGCCGGCTTCTTCGCCTGAGCGATGAAAGACACTTGCGCGGCGGCCTCAGAAACTCTACGAACTCCCCAGTCGGAGCGTAGCGCAGCCTGGTAGCGCACTTGGATGGGGTCCAAGGGGTCGGAGGTTCGAATCCTCTCGCTCCGACCAAATTATCCCTCGCCTTTTCTCTTCTGATCCGTCGTTGCGCGCCCGTTGCGGCATGGCCCGACGCGAGTTGAAATCCCTCCGAAAGAGATGACGTTCTGTTCGGCGCCGCGCCGGACCGCGAGTTCCAGCTGAACGTCCGAACCGGCTCAGGCCGGTTCCTTCAGCCGCCTTTCGCCTTATTCCTTGCGCCCGCTCCGCCAAATTCGTGCGCCGGTGCTGGACGCTTGCGCGCGCCTGGCCTATTCCAAGGCGCGAGTTCTCGCGCCGCCGGGACCGCGTGCCGCCTTGTGGCGCGCCAACGAACGGGCCGGCAAACGCTCCATTCCCTCCGCCGTCGATCACCGCGGTGATCTCCGGCCATCGCTCCAGTCGCTTCGTGGAAAACCTGATGGCAAATCTTGCGTCTACCCCCTTCGCCGGTCTCTTTCCGGTGGCCCCGACCCCCTTCATGGAGAATGGTGACCTCGACCTCGACGGCATGCGCCGGGTTCTCGATTGCATGGTCGACCAGGGCGTCGACGGCATCTGCATCCTCGCCAACTATTCCGAGCAGTTCCTCGTCTCCGACGAAGAGCGCGAGACGCTGACCAAGCTCAGCCTCGAGCATGTCGCCGGCCGGGTGCCGGTGATGGTCACCTGCAGCCATTTCGCCACCGCCATCGCCGCGGACCGTGCGCGCCGCGCCGCCGAGCAGGGCGCGGCCATGCTGATGCTGATGCCGCCCTATCATGGCGTCGGCATGCGCATCGACGAGACCTCGATGATCGAGCATTTCGGCCGCGTCGCTGATGCGAGCGGCCTGCCGATCATGATCCAGGACGCGCCGCTCTCGGGCGTCACTTTGTCCGTGCCGGCGCTTCTGAAGATCGCCGAGGCCGTTCCGCTGGTGCGCTATTTCAAGATCGAGGTGCCGCAGACCGCCGCCAAGCTGCGCGCGCTGATCGCCGCCGGCGGCGATCTCGTCGCCGGGCCCTTCGATGGCGAGGAGGCGATCACCCTGATGGCCGATCTCGACGCCGGCGCCACCGGCACCATGTCGAGCGCGCTCCTGCCCGACCTCATCCGTCCCGTCGTCGAGCATCACAAGGCCGGCGACCGCAAGGCCGCTGCCAAGGCCTACGAGCGCATCCTGCCGCTGATCAACTACGAGAACCGCCAGTGCGGCCTGCGCGCCGCCAAGACCGCCATGGCCGCCGGCGGCGTCATCCGCAGCGACGTCGTCCGTCACCCGCTCGACCAGATCCACCCCGACACCAAGGCAGGCCTTCTCGAACTCGCCCGCGAGCTCGATCCGCTGGTCATGCACTGGGGCAAATAAAGCGCCTCCCGGCCGCGGCAGGCGCTCGAAAGGACGTTTGCCCGGCCGGGGAGGCTTGGGTTTTGGCTCCGGGGACCTATCTCTAGGCCTGCCATCCAGACGATTCTGCCGATCAAGACGATGCGGCACGACATTTCCGTTCAGGAGACTCTCCATGACCATTCTCGGCGAACAGATCATCGGCCATGCCGTCCGCAAGGGCACCCACGGCGAGATTTTCGGGCTTGATGCCGCGACGGGCGAGAAGCTTGAGCCCGGCTTCGGCGGCGCCACGATGGACGACCTCGAAGCCGCCTGTGCTTTGGCCGACGAGGCCTTCTACGTCTTCAGCGAGACCAGCCTCGAGGACCGCGCCGTCTTCCTCGAGACCATCGCCGACAACATCCTCGCCATCGGCGACGAGCTGATCGAGCGCTGCATCACCGAGACCGGGCTGCCGCGCGGCCGGATCGAGGGTGAGCGTGGCCGCACCATGGGCCAGCTGAAGCACTTTGCCGGCGTCCTGCGCGACGGCGGATTCCTCGACGCCCGGATCGACAAGGCGCTGCCCGACCGCAAGCCGCTGCCGCGTGTCGATCTGCGCCTGCGCAACGTGCCTGTCGGTCCCGTGGCGGTCTTCGGTGCCTCGAATTTTCCGCTCGCCTTCTCGGTTGCCGGCGGCGACACGGCTTCGGCGCTCGCTGCCGGCTGCCCGGTCATCGTCAAGGCGCATTCGGCCCATCCCGGGACGTCCGAGCTCGTCGGGCGCGCCGTGCAGAAGGCCGTCAAGGATTGCGGCCTGCCGGAGGGCGTGTTCTCGCTTCTCTTCGACAGCGGCCGCGAAGTCGGCCAGGGCCTCGTCGCTGACAGCCGCATTCGCGCCGTCGGCTTCACCGGCTCTCGCGGCGGCGGCACGGCCCTGATGAAGATCGCGGCGTCCCGTCCCGAGCCGATCCCGGTCTATGCCGAGATGAGCAGCATCAACCCGGTCCTCCTCTTCCCCGCCGCTCTCGCCGCCCGCGGTGCCGCCATCGGCACGGCCTTTGCGGGCTCGCTGACGCTGGGCGCCGGGCAGTTCTGCACCAATCCCGGCCTGATCCTTGCGGTCGAGGGCGAGGGGCTCGACGCGTTCGTCGCCGCCGCGGCAACGGCTCTCGCCAGCGCCAGCGCCGCCGTGATGCTGACCCCCGGCATCCACAAGGCCTATTGCGAAGGCACTGCGCGGCTTGCCGGCCATGCGAGCGTCACCAAGGTCGGCGAGGGGCAGGCAGCCGAGACGCTGCGTGGCCAGGCCATGCTGTTCTCGACGACGGCCGAGGATTTCCTCGCCCATCCCGAGCTTCAGGACGAGGTGTTCGGTTCGTCCTCGCTGGTCGTGCGCTGCGCCGACGAGGCGGCGCTGCGCCGCGTGGTCGAGGCGCTCGAGGGCCAACTGACCGTTGCCCTCCACATCGACGCCGGCGACCATGCGGCCGCGGCGAAGCTTCTGCCGCTGCTTCAGCGCAAGGCCGGACGCCTCCTCGTCAACGGCTTCGGCACGGGCGTCGAGGTGGCGCATGCCATGGTGCACGGCGGGCCGTTCCCGGCGACGTCCGACGGCCGCTCGACCTCGGTCGGCAGCCTCGCCATCGCGCGCTTTCTGCGTCCGGTCTGTTACCAGGATCTGCCGGCAGAGCTCCTGCCGGACGCGCTGAAGGACGAAAACCCGCTCGGCCTCTGGCGCCGCCACGACGGCAAGCTCGATCACGCCTGATCGGCCCGACCCGACGCAAAAGAACCGGCGAATCCACTGGATCCGCCGGTTTTTTCATGCCGATTTTTCATGCCGGGATGGGGCTATCCCGACAGCCCGCGAGCGGCAGGGCGCCTGTTCAGGCGGCGCTGAATTCCTCGAGCCGGCGCAGTCGCTCCAGCGTCGTGAGCGGGATCGTCAGCCCCTCTTCGGTCGCCTCGTCGGCCTGCGGTCTGCCGGCGTCGACGGCCGGTGCATCGGCTTGCGGGGCCGTCATGGAAGCGAGGCGACCGCAGAGGGCCTGCTTCGACGTCCCTTCGGTATCACTGGCCTGATCGTTCATCGCGCGCCTCCTCCGTTGCATACCGTTCGATATGAAACGAAATGCCAAACGCGCCGCTCAGGGTCAAGCTTTAATTATATCGGTCGGTATAAAAATATTCTGCGTTGCTGACAGGGCGTGCGGCACGTCGGGACACCATCGCGGACGGAGGTGAATGCTTCGATCCCGATGCATGGCTTGCATGCAGGATTGTGCGTTG
Coding sequences within it:
- a CDS encoding outer membrane protein assembly factor BamE, whose translation is MALGAALLLSACNTSEVLNQGYIVDDQTVALVPVGSSREQVLLALGSPSTTATFDNEVFYYISQKRVRPVAFMKPHIVDQRVLAVYFNQTGTVDRIANYGLQNGQVFDFISRTTPTGGRDVSFIGQILEPGAPPSIGLPGGGSGNPVDPNRAAGQ
- a CDS encoding ubiquinol-cytochrome C chaperone family protein encodes the protein MLERFRKLRRNRAVVDTLYAAIVADARAPDLYQDSGLPDTVMGRFESLSIHVFLFLARCRDDAGLKALAQDLVDRFIRDVEDSIREIGVGDPSVPKRMRKLAGMFYERVAAYDAPLRTGDAAGLGAALLCLALPVERAQEAGLRLATYMMAQKAALDAVRTEDITAGRLDAKE
- a CDS encoding DUF177 domain-containing protein; this translates as MPETVKAAPPVSYPIIVSKLPKDGMTIRFVASDEARAAMAAFLDIPAVESLGADLLVKSWRGEGVKITGRLRAEVVQSDVVTLEPLPQTVDEEIELLFLPEHSRLARMVQPQDGELHLDPEGDDIPETYVGDRIELGTILAEALALGLDPYPRAEDASFERFDTDPDPDGGKVSPFATLSKLKPGAS
- the plsX gene encoding phosphate acyltransferase PlsX — translated: MKSGVTISLDVMGGDHGPSVVLPGANIALQRHPGLRFVLYGKEEEVRPILDGLPQLKAASSFHHCEMSIRMDEKPSQALRQGRYKSSMWRAIEAVKTGESDVAVSAGNTGALMAMAKFCLRTMANIERPAIAAIWPTIRGESVVLDVGATIGADAQQLIDFSMMGAAMARALHGIERPTVGLLNIGVEEVKGQDDVREAGRLLKETELPGLIYHGFVEGDDLGKGTVDVVVTEGYTGNIALKTAEGTAKQIAGYLRAAMTRTWMARAGYFLAKGAFDRLRDKMDPRKVNGGVFLGLNGIVIKSHGGTDAEGMAAAIDLAHAMAVNGLREKIEQDLRIFYLRVSEEAAAGMPESK
- a CDS encoding beta-ketoacyl-ACP synthase III, with the translated sequence MIRSIVRGTGSMLPERIMTNQDFAGVVETSDEWIVQRTGIRSRHVAGEGETTVSLAEGAARRALDAAGLTIADIDLIILATTTPNNTFPASSVQLQQRLGMRHGFAFDLQAVCSGFVYALTTADLYIRTGMAKRAIVIGAETFSRILDWEDRSTCVLFGDGAGAVVIEAAEGEGTVNDRGILVSRLRSDGEHEKKLYVDGGPSTTGTVGKLRMEGREVFKHAVGMITDVIEDSFAALDIGPDDIDWFVPHQANRRIIDASAKKLGIAPEKVVVTVQDHGNTSAASIPLALDRAVRDGRIQRDQLVLLEAMGGGFTWGAVVVRW
- a CDS encoding integration host factor subunit alpha encodes the protein MGDRTVTRADLAEAVFRKIGLSRTESAYLVEMVLEEICSTIARGESVKISSFGSFLVRDKNERVGRNPKTGEEVPISPRRVAVFKPSNVMKDCILESHSKRRQASAPAPDMLKAAE
- a CDS encoding MerR family transcriptional regulator, whose protein sequence is MPDKSIDAFRTISEVAEDLNLPQHVLRFWETRFAQIKPMKRGGGRRYYRPDDVELLKGIRFLLYVKGFTIKGVQRILKESGNRFVMALGSGDMSGLETLEMGRGDASDDEQGDVAETISVDTEEDELPPPAAKPEAGRSRLGLSGLLRRDPEPGPRLGMPADSAQTLQDVLMELLECKRLLDQVR
- a CDS encoding dihydrodipicolinate synthase family protein, whose product is MANLASTPFAGLFPVAPTPFMENGDLDLDGMRRVLDCMVDQGVDGICILANYSEQFLVSDEERETLTKLSLEHVAGRVPVMVTCSHFATAIAADRARRAAEQGAAMLMLMPPYHGVGMRIDETSMIEHFGRVADASGLPIMIQDAPLSGVTLSVPALLKIAEAVPLVRYFKIEVPQTAAKLRALIAAGGDLVAGPFDGEEAITLMADLDAGATGTMSSALLPDLIRPVVEHHKAGDRKAAAKAYERILPLINYENRQCGLRAAKTAMAAGGVIRSDVVRHPLDQIHPDTKAGLLELARELDPLVMHWGK
- a CDS encoding aldehyde dehydrogenase (NADP(+)); this encodes MTILGEQIIGHAVRKGTHGEIFGLDAATGEKLEPGFGGATMDDLEAACALADEAFYVFSETSLEDRAVFLETIADNILAIGDELIERCITETGLPRGRIEGERGRTMGQLKHFAGVLRDGGFLDARIDKALPDRKPLPRVDLRLRNVPVGPVAVFGASNFPLAFSVAGGDTASALAAGCPVIVKAHSAHPGTSELVGRAVQKAVKDCGLPEGVFSLLFDSGREVGQGLVADSRIRAVGFTGSRGGGTALMKIAASRPEPIPVYAEMSSINPVLLFPAALAARGAAIGTAFAGSLTLGAGQFCTNPGLILAVEGEGLDAFVAAAATALASASAAVMLTPGIHKAYCEGTARLAGHASVTKVGEGQAAETLRGQAMLFSTTAEDFLAHPELQDEVFGSSSLVVRCADEAALRRVVEALEGQLTVALHIDAGDHAAAAKLLPLLQRKAGRLLVNGFGTGVEVAHAMVHGGPFPATSDGRSTSVGSLAIARFLRPVCYQDLPAELLPDALKDENPLGLWRRHDGKLDHA